Within the Miscanthus floridulus cultivar M001 chromosome 2, ASM1932011v1, whole genome shotgun sequence genome, the region aggaattggatgcaaacacttgttgcatatatatccattcgttgtccagtaaacgtaccctgaatcctatttaggtctaggagcgaatcaaagcttagccttgcttagactggtaaaagtcaggtgatttcctgtcacctgcaagttaggataatgtctggtcatggttggctatatttgctatcgtggaaataactatgtgttaataatgaatggagaccgggcgggatgtcgatagagaagcaacaaggcaaggaggtcttgagtgtggatctatccccatccgtgttgtttaaggactgattcgctatacgtcctcatgtcatgttgaacgtagcctaacacttagctggccggataagttgttccgaccgcgaagcctagtagtttgactcaggccaggaaccaggGGGTcgtgtgcattctggaggtagtaaggatgtgcttggggacattggctTGAGTCTAaggggtcaggtgcttaaaatttcctacacttcctggcagagtgtcgCCCTTGAGGATACGACGCTGGCTGGACTCGCGACTTTggagttgtactaaaggtgacttaattgcgaccctgacggggggagcagggtttgtgttaggaatacccctctagctagataggaatcgatttgaatcgccgtctctcctgaatagtgagaacttaactgagcagcggtaacatagattcactaaatttaaagatatggttaaatgatgatgatgataatgataatgataatgataatgagtcatgaaatacctgatatggttactattgtttacaacttaatcaagtgattgattagtacaggtgctaatatagatgataggtaatggctaaaagtcactgctagtacaggtgaataatgataatgattactcaagcttttatgcaaaaaggttgtctagcaagatccactgataaagccttgcatactccttggtgtcatttattttttgtttatgacgggtaagtctaactgagtacattctcgtactcagggtttattcccccttgttgcagatgacgtgctctataacggctactgcaagtattgtctccaccctacgaggaatgaagactagatcatgaggCATGATCGTCTATGctatcttatcatgttgcttttgctagatatgactatggaactagcttgtatttgaactaagtgtgtatgagggtctcaaactactttgcttctgctatttatgaactcatgttgtaataactatgtgaactatggatgtaacatgtggcttgttatgttgaatcattgcaatcttggttgtatgcaagttggtttgaaatccttcatggttttagttgactaccaggtttatatgggttcaagtgtgatggtttaatcactccggtgattgctttcgtacttgtactcttataaattggccaGTTCTATTACACCGCGCTCAGacataatgtatcctagcagcttccccttcggaaccccaaaaacacatttttcgggattcagcctgatgttgaatttttggaggttcgcgaacgttgcagccaagtttgtgatcaggtcacaagcttgagttgttttgaccactatgtcatcaacatagatggcaatCATTAGTCTTGGCCGCTTGGCTTGATTAGGCTGATCGAGCTGGtcaatttggtcggcgaagcattgctgcatgcacctttggtaggtggcgccagtgttcttcaatctgaaaggcatggttacatagaagtacaaaccatacggggtgatgaatgaggttgcaaattgatcagactctttcatcgtgatctggtgatagcctgagtaggcatctagagaggagaggagatcgcaacccgaggtggagtcgactatctggtctatgcacggcaaagggaagtgatcctttgggcacgctttgttgaggccaatatcatcaacgcacattcttcattttccggtcttctttttaacaagaatgtgattggcaagccagttggaGTGAAATACCTCTCTGATAAATCCGACTGCCAGGAGTTTGCTTAGCGGGCTTCAATATCAGGATGAGGCGCAATGCATGCTCAATGACCTCctatggtatgcctggcatgtcagagggttgccatgcgaagacatcatgattagcacataggaagtcaatgagctcgcattcctatttgccCGGGAGCTGGGTCtcgatccacaccatcttggccaggtcagtggggtcgaccccaccgccttggtttcctcgagtggacagaaggccatcgaggaggttggtttgttacaGTCTAGGACTATCAGGATCGATGATTCCCATGCTGCAGGAGCTTGGATGAGTTGATGACcacagtggcgagctcgtagtgctcatggtcgcacgtgaaggcatggGAGAAGGCGCTGCTCACGATGACACCGTTCGGTCCTagtatcttcagcttgaggtaggtgtagttggggattgccatgcatttggcgtagcatggccgcctcaagatggcatggtaggaccctagaaagtccaccactttcaAGATGGCTCTGTTGCCGAacatgacgggtaggtcgatctgcccgagcgggtatgcgtGCGCTCCCaagatcaccccatggaagggagagcctacCAGGCAGAGCTTCAATtgggggatgtgcatggcatcgagggtgtcaatgtagaggatgttgaggccgctgcctccgtccatcagcaccttggtgaggcgcttcttgtgaaTGATGGaatcgacgatgagcgggtagcatcccagtctcacgacgtgggagggatggtctctctgatcataggtgattggagattctgaccagctgaggaaggaggggacagccgtctcggtggcgcatgcctccttatagcataccttgtgctggcgcttagaCCAGATGATGTcagatccaccgaagatcatgatgcattaaTCAGCATCAAGGAAACCATCTCCGTCCTTGCCCACcgcacctcctttcttggctgccgcctctttgccgtcCGCTTCTTTTGGCCAGTTGGCCTAtcgtaggaaatgtttgaggagcttgcagtccttgtagaggtgtttgatgaggtaggtgtggttggtgcatgggctatctatgagtttgttgaagtggtcaggtaggccATATTGGGGATGCTTGCCTGTGTAGTTAGTTGCGGCGACCAATGTTGTGTTGTCCAATCAGCGTtggtcctttttgttcttcttgcccctctatgtggaggggcccttgtcttggtccatgcgcttggccttgcctttgtcctagccccTGTTGAAAACTGCTCCAATCGCTTACTCgctggaggcatggttagtggtgacatcgagcaggtcgcaggtggtacggggcttcaagcatccaagcttgtggatcagggactcacaggtcgtcctagagaggaatgtgctgatgacatccgcatcgatgacatcagggagggcgTTGCAttattgggagaacctacggatgtagtcccgcagggactcgttgggctcctactggcaactcttgaggtcctaggagtttccagggtagacatacatcccctagaaattcctaatgaagaccctcttgaggtccgcctagtcgtGGATGCTATCGTGaggaaggaattcaagccatgcccaaacatgttcccccacacagatggggagatattgaatgatgaaaaagtcatcatccacccctccggctcggtaggcgagccaaaaATCTTTGAGTCAAATACTAGGGTTTGTCTCTCGGTGTACTTGgttatgttggtgggtggtcgaaaGCACTATAGGAATGGTGCTCTCTAGATACATCGATCAAAGGCCTGTGGTCCTGGGTccttagggctgggactccgatCGTTTGGCCAACGACCGTGCCTAGggtgcgtttcaccgctccccacGATGGTTCGGCTAGGATCCATGTCACCTACTCTCACCACCGCtcggtggacatcatcatcatgtcaggcGTGATGCCAGTTGCTGATGATGTTGCGAGCATCCTGGTGTAGACCGGGCCGCTCGTGTACTGGCGGTCGGTGCAAAGCAGGCGCTAGGTTGGACCGAAGCGTAGCTGCTGCCACCCGAGCCACACCTAATGGctatagtggtgagcggatggagtgatCCATCTGGCGCATCCCTGCTCCCTGATGGGGAGAGAGGGTGCATGCCGGAGTTGCGAAGCGGAGCTTTCCGCTTGTTGTACGAcggtggcttctactagaacctagaggttctggtagaccacctgctcctaggggtcgacgggctcgggaacgtcacgtagaagcattgctgcagcaatGATGTTCTAGCTAGCCTAAGCAAACTATGGGAGATCATTCCCCTCGTTCATTATGTCATGTTGGATCTGGCGGGTGCGACCCCAGGCGCTGCCCGCTGGGTTATGTGCACGGGCCACAATGTGTTGCACTGAGCTTGTTAGCATAGGTGGTGGCTGGCTCTGCCACTGTTGTCATAGTTCCTCGGCGTGCCCTTGCACAAACATGAGGGCCCCCGCACATAGGTTTGTAGGGGTGTGGGTTTGCGTAGACTCTGCAACGACCAACGGCTGCCCCGGAGTATCCACCATTGCACACTCTCGggatggatggtggctaggtATCATGTTGCCGATGGTGGAGCCATCACTCTTaccctcatcatctaggagtttgtggaaagtggtaggagcatagctcaccattcccatgaattcagatgtgaggggggatggcgaCAGCATCCCTCGGAGCCCTCGAGCGCACGCGTCCGCGGGGGACGTGAGGCTATAGGGAAACTGATCGTATGGTGTTCGTGGTGTGGTCAATATAGTCCCTCTGGATAATCAGTGGGTGATAGTAAATAGAGaataaataacagtatgcatattactcacaatggggtttgagcggagagtttgcttggaatgaagtgtAGATGCCGCATCGTTGAAGTTGTCATGCATCCTGGAGCCAatggagggcacccctccgaTGGGAGCTAGAACAAGTGTCTCCTAACGGAGGCATAGTATgctgagccggtcggcgatgaagtctaggctttagaagaggaaggcctgggatgtctcgaagatgggtggaacccacatcccaaccggtgggagtgtgggaaactctagtgagccgaagtgAGTCATATCACCTTAGTCTGACATGGCAAAGGCGGCgtaaaagtgggccatctgatgaccaaaaagtgttaaaTGTataacgtcttccccatggacgacgccaactgtcggtgcagaaagtgaccaataagtaaatatttgtagttttgtcatacgttgtgatcggaggtggcctagcactcaatgacacagggtttatactggtttaggcaatgtgtcctacgtctagtttgagtcggtcggtgactttattcatgagcctaggtgctcaaagtttgcaggggggttacaaacaagaaggagaaagatgggggatacaagaggtccggtcggactccggttggaagggccgagagcgacaggagctccgctatgagctaagtgtctATGCGTGTGCTTGAGATtcaaacctggtggttctatggttgtgaactagtgagcttgatcgatctaatgaatctagaatgacttgaatgttgggagagaacacatcctcttttatagataaaggggatggtcttacaagtgagagggagagagtatgtatgcttctaaaccttgttgcccacgccggcaggtataggatgatggtaggcgcccacaacactgttgggtgTTAGATGAACGTGGGGGTcatgtcgtcttcttcaggtatggttgatgtcggtacctgctatactattgatgcctagaggcatgtgaggggttttaccatgttcgcctggtacggtgaatgacggtgcccacaacactgttgatgcccagaggtatgTGGGGGAGCCTGCCCGTATAGGAGTTAATGAcgcccataatactataggggaaaatgtcggtgtctacaacactgtttgggctctaccatgctagggaggttgcagagtacggtttctataggtgtacagggtatggtccctagtatagtttgacttgtgtgccctgccttactttctctgcccgtttcttggtccttaccgagcgggcgtccccggtcggtgggTCCTGGTCAGCTCTAATCGCGCCAGTCATAGAAAAGTAGTGGGCAGGGGTTTGGCACACCCCCGGTCAgagacgcgggtcagagtcagaagtggcatttggccaagccttccgattggagaggccaTCCAAAGGCAGGCTAGAGACTAAAGTGAACCCTctgatcggagaggtgggccggagttagAAAACGGGCATCGCTCCTCCTCAactagaccttccggtcgatgattggatcgcccttctagcctattgtctagatacttgggctggcccatgagttgtgcgttgtctgcttgggctaaGCCttcgttgggaagccggtccgtgagggacctcaggtttatgaacccgatagaaaGTAAGTATTTTcgattggatgagaatggtattctatggtttaaagatcgaCTAGTAGTGCTGAAAGATAGAGAGCTTAGGAACCAgatcttagatgaagctcattcttccaagctatccattcacccaggtagcagcaagatgtaccaagacttgaaaACTCGATTttagtggacaaaaatgaagaaagaaattacagcatacgTTGCTAGATGTGATTACTATTGCCGagttaaggccattcatatgaaaccagtagggttacttcagccactgtctatcccaagttggaaatgggaggacattagtatggattttattgtcggACTTCCAAACACTTaaaagggtcatgattctatatgggtaattgttgaccgtctcaccaagtctgcacattttattcctatCAATGTCAAGTGTtgacctcatcaatatgcaaagttatacattgatcaaattgtaaggttgcatggagtacctaagagtattgtatTAGATCAAGGGCCCtagtttgttaatcatttttgggaacacctgcacaagtacttaggtaccacattgattcACAACTCTacttatcacccacagatagcTGGTCAAACTGAGCATGTGAATtagatcttggaagatatgttgagagcatatgtgatttcttccaagggtttatgggaggattggttacctttggctgaattctcctacaataatagctatcaagagagcatcaagatggctccgtttgaagatttatatggtcgcaagtgtaggacccctgtaaattggattgagcctagtgAAACATGGTACTATGGGATTGACtttgtcaaggaagctgaagaacgagttcaaatcattcaacaacatatagaagctactcaatcaagacaaaagagttatgcagataaaaggagaagtcctattgtgttccaaattggagattatgtgtatctaaaGGTGTCCCTAATGAAGAAGGTACAAAGGTTTGGAGTGAGACAAAAACTTGCTCCTTGGTATATCGGTCCATATCATATCATTACACAAAAAGGAGCAGTAGCCTACAAACTCcagttacctctagaaatgagagctatattcaatgttttccatgtctcccaactcaagaaatgtcttcgtgtacctgaagaagctattgaacccgctagtgtcaagattcagtcagatttgacctatgaagaaagacctattcgagtgcttgagacaatggaaagagtgactcatagcaaagtcattaaattGTACATGGTAgtatggaataaccatagtgagcaagatgctacatgggattGAGAAGATTATCTATGTGAGGTCTATCCGGGTTTCTACAAGAGATGGTAGGTCGTACAAATCTTGAGATGAGATTtttttaagggggaagggctgtaacaccctaggtgttaagcatgtgtttagcattggcattgcatgagcacaagcatcattgatcattcatgagcatgagcatctcaaattttctctatgattgcttatatttcatgtgtttgttactaagtgctttacatatgctagggtttatatgtaaccaatgtataaaatgtttgtgggaccctaggagtaccttaaacatgcttagaatgtcatatggaataattttggtattcatgacttggacccatttggcctctaagtcatggttatagtgtaggctttcattttcaagttacatgtttgacctaagttgaactgtagcatagaatgtttgcatggtagtacacccttaagcaaagttgtagtaattgactagagtaacaacttttatttttgggtcaagacctaatttggtgcatagcatgctcaaaattaGCTTACAAGTAGCAAGAAATGTTGTTTTGGACTTgctaaattttttctaagtctttaTGCTGCTTACAGTTTCGATGTACCTCACTTGGGAGCATTGTAACTGGCTAACCATTGAGAATTTGGGGATGCTTCTTAAAGAAAGTATGTAGATACATGTAGCTGTACAATTTCTATTCAGGGAATTTTTGCTAACTCTAACTAGTTTGGGAGTTACAGTGGGTCAAAGTTGCTCGGTCAGTCGGCTTCATCACTGGACTGAATTGGCTGAGGGTGCCATCAGTGGCCAAACGAGGGCAGGCCTGGCATGCTGCATGGCGGCCGTATGCTGGCGCTGGCCTAGCCAGTTAGACCAGTGTGGAAAGATAAGCCACGCAcctctgctgctctctccatTTCACTCTTGCGCCTCGCTCTTCTCTCGCCCGCGCATGAGCAAAGCGTAGCACCGCTCCACCATGCCGTCACCGTCGCTCCACCGTGCCTACTCACTGTCATCGCCACACCATTCCCCAATCAATTGCGCTAATAGCTCCACCATTGTCACCTCTTCCACCCTGACCCGCTTGCCCCTCTTGCCGAGCCAGGGTAAGGGCGCATTATGCTTCGCCACCATCGTGCGATCACTGGAGCACCGCCACGCTCACAGCTCACCGTGGCCCAACCATTTCATTGccccacatgcatccatctcctTTGGTCCAGCACCCTGCTAGTGTCTAGTAACTTAGGCTGAATCAACGGTTGACGCTACTGCATGTCGGTGCTGGAACAGGTTCGTTGCTCCAAGCATGGCCGCCATTGCCGCCATGGCACCCAAGCTTGCCGTGTTGAGCTGGCCCATCGACTCCCTCCTCTTTTGTGAGCCTTAGCTTAGGTAAGCCTTGACCTAGCATATGGCATGACGAAGACCCACCTCTCATCGCCATCTTGCTGGAATAGTAGGAGCAATGCCATGCTCCGTGTGCTGCCGTGCGGGCATGCACACGATCAGAGCTCATCGCCGCCTCACCGGAACCCAAACCACCCTAGATAGCTTCGTTAGGAGTCCATGAAGCCATAGCATACCTCACCAGAGCACGAGGTGGCTAGAGAACACCAACGTACTACCATGCTGCCTTCATTGTCTGCCATCGCCGCCGTTGAGGGTGCTCCAGTGCACCACCGGTCCAACGAAGGGTACTATTGGGTGCGGGGGGTCACAGGGAGCATGTTTGTGTCGTtgtcgtcgccggtgatctcgcTGCTAGTGAGATATCACTGGCCAAAACACCTCCCCTACTCTAGAGTTGCTGATGTCTAGGTCCCATTGACCTACGGGCCCCATCTGTTAGTCTGTGTAGTAGTTGATTTTCTGAattgttttcacagatttgaatgcttgtttcaaaaattcatatcccAAGtttggagtgtccaattttggtgaaccaaattttgttggattcctcatgaagtctagtattttataaaaatatgaaatgcactatttctgatattttcaaggtgaataaaatgtagccagataaatgctttttaaattgttgctatcttgaaaaatgcataacttgagcttggtatgtgcaaaacttgtgattccaattttttagagtttgtattgacatgctctagctaggaaaaatactaaactagaagtaaacttgattggaggagggtctttctatttatcttttaataaatggtggtttctaaggaaattcataaggataaaaataagtaatatATTACCATGTAAGTTTTTGTATAGTGCTATGGtactaggatgaagctaagaaaaatataaaatatgttctttgacacttttcaatagggttaactattttcactaaaataaaccttgctagcttaaTATTTTTGCAGAGGATGCTATACGTGTTCAAATGGTATGTAATTTATACAGTGGTCTATTGGGCGCACTtggaagctactataattttctgagaatttattgtgcaaatttggtatatatttgttatttcac harbors:
- the LOC136536831 gene encoding uncharacterized protein, which produces MIFGGSDIIWSKRQHKRDHPSHVVRLGCYPLIVDSIIHKKRLTKVLMDGGSGLNILYIDTLDAMHIPQLKLCLVGSPFHGVILGAHAYPLGQIDLPVMFGNRAILKVVDFLGSYHAILRRPCYAKCMAIPNYTYLKLKILGPNGVIVSSAFSHAFTCDHEHYELATVVINSSKLLQHGNHRS